A single genomic interval of Tsukamurella paurometabola harbors:
- a CDS encoding DUF1542 domain-containing protein, whose translation MDPVLILVAVAVVALVVVIVVRGNRNRTTALSDAQADARATIDRLAGQVNNLVGSNDAARQALADAGERYTAAGAQVGSANTPAQARLAKQTALEGLYYARAARVAMDMDPGPPIPELDGQRTAGSVTEDRTVDVDGRALTASPAPSDRTPNYYPGGVVAGRPVPAGWYSEPWWKPALVAGAWGVGSYLLFSSMFAGMAGVGPAVLADPGADGAADLGGDGGWDSGSDGGGFGDFGGGDFGGGDFGGF comes from the coding sequence ATGGACCCCGTGCTCATCCTCGTCGCCGTCGCCGTCGTCGCGCTCGTCGTGGTGATCGTGGTCCGGGGCAACCGGAACCGGACCACGGCCCTGTCGGACGCGCAGGCGGACGCCCGCGCCACCATCGACCGGCTGGCCGGCCAGGTCAACAACCTCGTCGGCTCCAACGACGCCGCGCGGCAGGCCCTCGCCGATGCGGGCGAGCGGTACACCGCCGCCGGTGCCCAGGTCGGCTCGGCGAACACGCCCGCGCAGGCCCGCCTCGCCAAGCAGACCGCCCTCGAGGGGCTCTACTACGCGCGCGCCGCGCGGGTCGCCATGGACATGGACCCCGGCCCGCCGATCCCCGAGCTCGACGGTCAGCGCACCGCGGGCTCCGTCACCGAGGACCGCACCGTCGACGTCGACGGCCGCGCGCTGACGGCCTCGCCGGCGCCGTCCGACCGCACCCCGAACTACTACCCCGGCGGCGTCGTCGCCGGCCGTCCGGTGCCCGCGGGCTGGTACAGCGAGCCCTGGTGGAAGCCCGCGCTCGTCGCGGGCGCCTGGGGCGTGGGCAGCTACCTGCTGTTCAGCTCGATGTTCGCCGGTATGGCCGGGGTCGGCCCCGCGGTCCTCGCCGATCCGGGGGCCGACGGTGCCGCCGACCTCGGCGGCGACGGGGGCTGGGACTCCGGCTCCGACGGCGGAGGATTCGGCGACTTCGGGGGCGGGGACTTCGGCGGGGGCGACTTCGGCGGCTTCTGA
- a CDS encoding glycosyltransferase family 87 protein encodes MIEPDRDVPSRTDAVARDFSTVLGGPVGAHALVGFQRFFTPLRLVLLVAVLFLALGWTTKAGCLQQKSDGGQLVLDWSGNRPYAAMCYSDTVPLYGAERLNEGLLPYVTQFFDTDPTGARQERYMEYPVLTGMYQYAAMKIAKVWAALHEKWGVPAAIEVVLFFTVAAVGLALFWLIAVWATTRLAGGAASPSRPAARRPWDAMLMAASPLVIVHAFTNFDAIAVAAMAVGMLLWSRERHAWAGVVLGLGTAAKLYPAFLLVVLFFLCLRVGRLRPWFTATAVALATWIAVNLPILVAAPRGWWEFFHRNSIRPVDMDSIYAVISSFTGGWVFGGEGPRGGASSLANGITLVLFLAVIAGVGYLALKAPRRPRVAQLAFLLVAGFLLVNKVWSPQYSLWLVPLAVLAIPHTRLLLAWMTIDALVWVPRMMYFLGMQNRGLPEQAFTATVLLRDLAVIGLCVLVVRQIYRPDEDLVRSTYPGPYSPPLDDPAGGVLDGAPDSSSLRSRSAQRGRYQRRTTSSAARPQTPIQTPH; translated from the coding sequence GTGATCGAGCCCGACCGGGACGTGCCGAGCCGCACGGACGCGGTGGCGCGGGACTTCTCGACGGTGCTCGGCGGTCCCGTGGGCGCGCACGCGCTGGTCGGCTTCCAGCGCTTCTTCACGCCGCTACGGCTGGTCCTCCTGGTCGCGGTGCTGTTCCTGGCGCTGGGCTGGACCACCAAGGCCGGCTGCCTGCAGCAGAAGTCCGACGGCGGGCAACTGGTGCTGGACTGGTCGGGGAACCGGCCGTACGCCGCGATGTGCTACTCGGACACGGTGCCGCTGTACGGGGCGGAGCGCCTCAACGAGGGCCTCCTGCCCTACGTGACGCAGTTCTTCGACACCGATCCCACGGGCGCCCGCCAGGAGCGCTACATGGAGTACCCGGTGCTCACCGGGATGTATCAGTACGCCGCCATGAAGATCGCGAAGGTGTGGGCGGCCCTGCACGAGAAGTGGGGCGTACCCGCGGCGATCGAGGTCGTGCTGTTCTTCACCGTCGCGGCCGTCGGCCTCGCGCTGTTCTGGCTGATCGCGGTCTGGGCGACGACCCGATTGGCCGGCGGTGCCGCCTCCCCGTCGCGTCCGGCCGCGCGGCGGCCCTGGGACGCGATGCTCATGGCGGCGTCGCCGCTGGTCATCGTGCACGCCTTCACGAACTTCGACGCCATCGCGGTGGCGGCGATGGCCGTGGGCATGCTGCTGTGGTCCCGGGAGCGGCACGCGTGGGCCGGCGTCGTCCTGGGGCTGGGGACCGCCGCCAAGCTCTACCCCGCGTTCCTGCTGGTCGTGCTGTTCTTCCTGTGCCTGCGCGTGGGCCGGCTGCGCCCCTGGTTCACGGCGACGGCGGTGGCGCTCGCGACGTGGATCGCGGTGAACCTGCCGATCCTCGTCGCCGCCCCGCGGGGCTGGTGGGAGTTCTTCCACCGGAACTCGATCCGTCCCGTCGACATGGACTCGATCTACGCCGTCATCAGCTCGTTCACCGGCGGCTGGGTGTTCGGTGGCGAGGGCCCGCGCGGCGGCGCCTCGTCGCTGGCGAACGGCATCACGCTGGTGCTCTTCCTCGCGGTGATCGCCGGCGTCGGCTACCTCGCGCTGAAGGCGCCCCGGCGGCCGCGGGTCGCGCAGCTCGCGTTCCTCCTGGTGGCGGGCTTCCTGCTGGTCAACAAGGTGTGGAGCCCGCAGTACTCGCTCTGGTTGGTGCCGCTGGCGGTGCTCGCGATCCCGCACACCCGGCTCCTGCTCGCGTGGATGACGATCGACGCCCTCGTGTGGGTGCCGCGGATGATGTACTTCCTCGGCATGCAGAACCGGGGCCTGCCGGAGCAGGCCTTCACCGCCACCGTCCTGCTGCGCGATCTCGCCGTGATCGGCCTGTGCGTGCTGGTCGTCCGGCAGATCTACCGGCCCGACGAGGACCTGGTCCGGTCGACGTACCCGGGCCCGTACTCGCCTCCGCTCGACGATCCCGCGGGCGGCGTGCTCGACGGTGCGCCGGACTCCTCCTCGCTGCGCAGCCGCAGCGCGCAGCGCGGCAGGTACCAGAGGAGGACGACCAGCAGCGCGGCCCGGCCCCAGACGCCGATCCAGACGCCCCACTGA
- a CDS encoding transglycosylase domain-containing protein, protein MTNPGGKDERNGAAGGPSRPGGPTPPRPAPPQAAPTTQFPVVPPSGAEQPNPKPPAAPGAAAASGTGAASGAGRTPSDPGAPRTAYQPLSGRPVDDAELAAEADRGTPARPQAPAEQPVVIRKPAPAPAAGGDGPGGDGPGGDGPGGGGPGGPGGGDGDGPDEPDDGFHDDDSDKKGLRALVSGSLFRRVVTGGVAAVALIMVIALLAFLVGYWRTDVPQPGEIQTNQVATIVMKDGNTPIARVVPPEGNREILPAQDIPDVMKNAIMAAEDREFATNPGFSVKGFARAVWKRIPGVAGDGEDAGGGSTITQQYVKNALVGDESSLTRKWKELIISTKMSNSWSKDDIMAAYLNTIYFGRGAYGIQAASKAYFNVNAKDLKVEQAALLAGLVRGPSLYEPTTHLADATGRWNYVLDGMVDMKTLDPAQRANLQFPKTIAPGRNGGDDLSAGPNGLIKTQVLRELKDAGIDESTLSTQGLKITTTIDPQAQSAAVKAAANMAENQPKDLRTAIVSVDPKTGGVLAYYGGSDGNGYDRVQAGLQTGSSFKVFALVAALEQGIGLSRVYSSAPFKAQGVTVTNSEGESCGSCNLATAMKMSLNTVFYRLMMDLNGQAQAVADAAHKAGVAESFGGIKKTLEQADGSGVEGGVVLGQYQSRPIDMASAYATLAAEGIYRAPHLISKVTTADGRTLLDRQNDPGTRRLSKDVANNVTAALQPIASYSNGNGLAGGRASAAKTGTAQYQDTGQNKDAWMVGYTPSISTAVWVGNDKGGPITNSWGGPIYGSGVPATVWKQTMDGALSDTDYESFPTPGMIGGQAGVPVETRTRPSSTGSASASASAGESGSATRTVPGLPGVPMPTFPWDPTTTQPGGGNPTTYPGQTTRPRPGGNGTVPGNGGRTVPPRVTNPVP, encoded by the coding sequence GTGACGAACCCGGGTGGCAAGGACGAGCGGAACGGGGCGGCCGGAGGGCCGTCGCGGCCCGGAGGCCCCACCCCGCCGCGCCCCGCTCCGCCGCAGGCCGCGCCCACCACCCAGTTCCCGGTGGTGCCACCGAGCGGCGCGGAGCAACCGAACCCGAAGCCGCCCGCCGCTCCCGGCGCGGCGGCCGCGTCCGGTACGGGGGCCGCGTCCGGTGCGGGGCGGACACCGTCGGACCCGGGCGCGCCGCGCACCGCCTACCAGCCGTTGTCCGGCCGGCCCGTCGACGACGCCGAGCTCGCCGCCGAGGCAGACCGCGGCACCCCGGCGCGCCCGCAGGCGCCGGCCGAGCAGCCCGTCGTGATCCGGAAGCCCGCGCCCGCGCCCGCCGCCGGCGGTGACGGCCCGGGCGGTGACGGGCCGGGGGGTGACGGGCCCGGTGGCGGCGGCCCCGGCGGGCCCGGCGGCGGCGACGGTGACGGCCCCGACGAGCCGGACGACGGCTTCCATGACGACGACTCCGACAAGAAGGGCCTGCGAGCGCTTGTGAGCGGTTCACTGTTCCGACGTGTCGTGACCGGCGGCGTGGCCGCGGTCGCGCTGATCATGGTGATCGCCCTGCTCGCCTTCCTCGTCGGCTACTGGCGCACCGATGTGCCGCAGCCCGGCGAGATCCAGACGAATCAGGTCGCGACCATCGTCATGAAGGACGGCAACACGCCCATCGCGCGCGTCGTGCCGCCGGAGGGCAACCGCGAGATCCTGCCCGCACAGGACATCCCCGACGTCATGAAGAACGCCATCATGGCCGCGGAGGACCGCGAGTTCGCCACCAACCCGGGCTTCTCGGTCAAGGGCTTCGCGCGCGCCGTGTGGAAGCGCATCCCGGGCGTCGCCGGCGACGGCGAGGACGCGGGCGGCGGCTCGACGATCACGCAGCAGTACGTGAAGAACGCGCTGGTCGGCGACGAATCGTCGCTGACGCGCAAGTGGAAAGAGCTCATCATCTCCACCAAGATGTCCAACTCCTGGTCCAAGGACGACATCATGGCGGCGTACCTGAACACCATCTACTTCGGCCGGGGCGCGTACGGCATCCAGGCGGCGTCGAAGGCGTACTTCAACGTCAACGCCAAGGACCTCAAGGTGGAGCAGGCCGCGCTGCTCGCGGGCCTCGTCCGCGGACCGTCGCTGTACGAGCCCACCACCCACCTCGCCGACGCCACCGGCCGGTGGAACTACGTGCTCGACGGCATGGTCGACATGAAGACCCTCGACCCGGCGCAGCGCGCGAACCTGCAGTTCCCGAAGACCATCGCGCCGGGCCGCAACGGCGGCGACGACCTGTCGGCCGGGCCGAACGGCCTGATCAAGACCCAGGTGCTGCGCGAGCTCAAGGACGCGGGCATCGACGAGTCGACGCTGAGCACGCAGGGCCTGAAGATCACCACGACGATCGACCCGCAGGCGCAGTCCGCGGCGGTGAAGGCCGCGGCGAACATGGCCGAGAACCAGCCGAAGGACCTGCGCACGGCGATCGTCTCCGTCGACCCCAAGACCGGCGGTGTGCTCGCCTACTACGGCGGCAGCGACGGCAACGGCTACGACCGCGTCCAGGCCGGCCTGCAGACCGGCTCGTCGTTCAAGGTCTTCGCGCTGGTCGCGGCCCTGGAGCAGGGCATCGGCCTCTCGCGCGTCTACTCCTCGGCGCCGTTCAAGGCCCAGGGCGTCACGGTGACCAACTCCGAGGGCGAGTCCTGCGGCAGCTGCAACCTCGCGACCGCCATGAAGATGTCGCTGAACACCGTGTTCTACCGGCTGATGATGGACCTCAACGGCCAGGCGCAGGCGGTCGCGGACGCGGCGCACAAGGCGGGCGTGGCCGAGAGCTTCGGCGGCATCAAGAAGACGCTCGAGCAGGCCGACGGCAGCGGCGTCGAGGGCGGCGTCGTCCTCGGCCAGTACCAGAGCCGCCCCATCGACATGGCCTCCGCGTACGCGACCCTCGCGGCCGAGGGCATCTACCGCGCGCCGCATCTGATCAGCAAGGTCACCACCGCCGACGGCCGCACGCTGCTGGACCGGCAGAACGACCCGGGCACGCGCCGGTTGAGCAAGGACGTCGCGAACAACGTGACCGCGGCGCTGCAGCCCATCGCCTCGTACTCCAACGGCAACGGGCTCGCGGGCGGTCGCGCCTCGGCGGCGAAGACCGGCACCGCGCAGTACCAGGACACCGGCCAGAACAAGGACGCCTGGATGGTGGGCTACACCCCGTCGATCTCCACGGCGGTGTGGGTCGGCAACGACAAGGGCGGACCGATCACGAACTCCTGGGGCGGCCCGATCTACGGTTCCGGCGTCCCGGCCACGGTCTGGAAGCAGACGATGGACGGCGCGCTGTCGGACACCGACTACGAGTCCTTCCCGACACCCGGCATGATCGGCGGCCAGGCCGGCGTCCCGGTGGAGACGCGCACGCGGCCCTCGTCGACGGGCTCGGCCTCAGCGTCGGCGTCGGCGGGGGAGAGCGGCTCGGCGACGCGCACGGTGCCGGGCCTGCCCGGCGTGCCGATGCCGACCTTCCCGTGGGACCCGACCACCACCCAGCCCGGCGGCGGCAATCCGACCACCTACCCCGGGCAGACCACGCGTCCCCGCCCGGGCGGTAACGGGACGGTCCCGGGCAACGGCGGCCGGACGGTGCCGCCGCGGGTGACGAACCCGGTGCCGTGA
- a CDS encoding AIM24 family protein, with translation MFTKVNGKVVSIDLTRSGPVIARRGAMLFYTGNVLFQPHQIPGMGGGGALGGLAGMAGRMMQGEHEATMVAQGHGTVHYGFRGLEVEVVEMPQGGELRVEASRLLAYTQGLQASIVSTAASGGGGGGGLMGALRSAASGVATGQGMFTTQLSGVGAAVILGHGGFITLEVNPNRPVTVDPQAFAAALGPVQTNLRSTVSLRNMGRTGGEAFQLDCTGHGVVYVQASEHRL, from the coding sequence GTGTTCACCAAGGTCAACGGCAAGGTCGTCTCCATCGACCTCACGCGCTCCGGCCCCGTCATCGCCCGGCGCGGCGCGATGCTCTTCTACACCGGGAACGTCCTCTTCCAGCCGCACCAGATCCCGGGCATGGGCGGCGGCGGAGCGCTCGGCGGCCTCGCCGGCATGGCCGGGCGGATGATGCAGGGCGAGCACGAGGCGACCATGGTCGCGCAGGGCCACGGCACCGTGCACTACGGCTTCCGCGGCCTCGAGGTCGAGGTCGTCGAGATGCCGCAGGGCGGCGAGCTGCGCGTCGAGGCCTCCCGGCTCCTCGCGTACACGCAGGGCCTGCAGGCCTCGATCGTCTCCACCGCGGCATCGGGCGGGGGCGGCGGGGGCGGCCTCATGGGCGCGCTGCGCTCCGCGGCGAGCGGCGTGGCGACGGGGCAGGGCATGTTCACCACGCAGCTCAGCGGCGTCGGCGCCGCGGTCATCCTCGGCCACGGCGGCTTCATCACGCTCGAGGTGAACCCGAACCGCCCGGTCACCGTCGACCCCCAGGCCTTCGCCGCGGCGCTCGGCCCGGTCCAGACGAACCTGCGCTCCACGGTGAGTCTGCGAAACATGGGCCGCACCGGTGGCGAGGCCTTCCAGCTCGACTGCACCGGCCACGGTGTGGTCTACGTCCAAGCATCGGAGCACCGGCTGTGA
- a CDS encoding AIM24 family protein, with protein sequence MQLVSKTKRVVEAHLNNSSIRAISGSMIAYEGQVSFKSAGFGGGDGLVAGIKRRATGEGLSLMECTGTGVVYLAQDAATVTVVDLNGETLQVESEQLLALTPQLSTNVTFAGVRGGVSGQGLFTTTVTGHGQVALLSLGGPLIHLEVSPQYPLVVDPDAFVCARGQLSQSFVTDVSWRSVVGQGGGEAFSLRWDGSGVVSIQPAER encoded by the coding sequence ATGCAGCTCGTGTCGAAGACCAAACGTGTCGTCGAGGCGCACCTGAACAACAGCTCGATCCGCGCGATCAGCGGGTCGATGATCGCCTACGAGGGGCAGGTGAGCTTCAAGTCCGCCGGCTTCGGCGGAGGCGACGGGCTCGTCGCCGGGATCAAACGCCGCGCCACCGGCGAGGGCCTGTCGCTCATGGAGTGCACCGGCACCGGCGTCGTGTACCTCGCGCAGGACGCGGCGACCGTCACCGTCGTCGACCTGAACGGCGAGACCCTGCAGGTCGAGTCCGAGCAGCTGCTCGCCCTCACGCCGCAGCTGTCGACCAACGTGACCTTCGCCGGCGTGCGCGGCGGGGTGTCCGGGCAGGGCCTGTTCACGACGACGGTGACGGGACACGGACAGGTCGCACTGCTCTCGCTCGGCGGGCCGCTGATCCACCTCGAGGTCTCGCCGCAGTACCCGCTGGTCGTCGACCCCGACGCCTTCGTGTGCGCCCGGGGCCAGCTGTCGCAGTCCTTCGTGACCGACGTGTCCTGGCGGTCCGTCGTGGGCCAGGGCGGCGGCGAGGCGTTCTCCCTGCGCTGGGACGGCTCCGGCGTGGTCTCGATCCAGCCGGCGGAGAGGTAG
- a CDS encoding PadR family transcriptional regulator, which yields MLELAVLGLLHDSPMHGYEIRKRLTELLGPFRAFSYGSLYPALRRAQDAGYIAEEDGPGPSKRRARRVYGLTPAGRERFSALVADTGPQNYTDDGFGVHLAFFTATPAQARLRILEGRRRQVEERREELRRALAAGGTSETYTRQLHELGLETTEREVRWLNELIAAESRSDARPTPTEGNNGD from the coding sequence GTGCTCGAACTCGCAGTTCTGGGGCTGCTGCACGACTCCCCGATGCACGGCTACGAGATCCGCAAGCGGTTGACGGAACTGCTGGGCCCGTTCCGCGCGTTCTCCTACGGTTCGCTGTACCCCGCCCTGCGCCGCGCGCAGGACGCCGGGTACATCGCCGAGGAGGACGGACCGGGCCCGTCGAAGCGCCGCGCGCGCCGTGTCTACGGTCTGACCCCGGCCGGCAGGGAGCGGTTCTCCGCCCTCGTCGCCGACACCGGCCCGCAGAACTACACGGACGACGGGTTCGGCGTGCATCTCGCCTTCTTCACCGCCACTCCCGCCCAGGCCCGGCTGCGCATCCTCGAGGGTCGCCGCCGGCAGGTCGAGGAGCGGCGCGAGGAACTCCGCCGGGCCCTCGCGGCCGGTGGGACCAGCGAGACGTACACGCGGCAGTTGCACGAGCTGGGACTGGAAACGACGGAGCGCGAGGTGCGGTGGCTCAACGAGTTGATCGCCGCCGAATCCCGCTCCGACGCGAGACCGACACCGACTGAAGGGAACAACGGTGACTGA
- a CDS encoding inositol-3-phosphate synthase: protein MTDNSTKVRVAIVGVGNCASSLVQGVHYYKDVADDAEVPGLMHVKFGPYHVRDVEFVAAFDVDGKKVGFDLSDAINASENNTIKIADVPPTGVTVQRGHTLDGLGKYYRLTIEEAPGEGVDVVQALKDNEVDVLVSYLPVGSEEADKFYAQCAIDAGVAFVNALPVFIASDPVWAAKFRDAGVPIVGDDIKSQVGATITHRVMAKLFEDRGVVLDRTYQLNVGGNMDFKNMLERERLESKKVSKTQAVTSNLNGPLAGKVQDRNVHIGPSDYVEWLDDRKWAYVRLEGRAFGDVPLNLEYKLEVWDSPNSAGIIIDAVRAAKIAKDRGIGGPVIPASAYLMKSPPEQIADDVARRQLEEFIIGAD from the coding sequence GTGACTGACAACTCCACCAAGGTGCGCGTCGCGATCGTCGGCGTGGGCAACTGCGCCTCGTCGCTCGTGCAGGGCGTGCACTACTACAAGGACGTGGCCGACGACGCGGAAGTGCCGGGCCTCATGCACGTGAAGTTCGGCCCGTACCACGTGCGCGACGTCGAGTTCGTCGCCGCGTTCGACGTGGACGGCAAGAAGGTCGGCTTCGACCTCTCCGACGCGATCAACGCCTCCGAGAACAACACCATCAAGATCGCCGACGTGCCGCCCACCGGCGTCACCGTGCAGCGCGGCCACACCCTCGACGGCCTGGGCAAGTACTACCGCCTGACCATCGAGGAGGCGCCGGGCGAGGGTGTCGACGTGGTGCAGGCGCTCAAGGACAACGAGGTCGACGTCCTCGTGTCCTACCTGCCCGTGGGCTCCGAGGAGGCCGACAAGTTCTACGCGCAGTGCGCCATCGACGCGGGCGTGGCCTTCGTCAACGCCCTGCCCGTGTTCATCGCCTCCGACCCGGTGTGGGCCGCCAAGTTCCGTGACGCGGGCGTCCCGATCGTCGGCGACGACATCAAGAGCCAGGTCGGCGCGACCATCACCCACCGCGTGATGGCGAAGCTGTTCGAGGACCGCGGCGTGGTGCTCGACCGCACCTACCAGCTCAACGTCGGCGGCAACATGGACTTCAAGAACATGCTCGAGCGCGAGCGCCTGGAGTCGAAGAAGGTCTCGAAGACCCAGGCCGTAACGTCGAACCTCAACGGCCCGCTGGCCGGTAAGGTGCAGGACCGCAACGTGCACATCGGCCCGTCGGACTACGTCGAGTGGCTCGACGACCGCAAGTGGGCGTACGTCCGCCTCGAGGGCCGCGCCTTCGGCGACGTGCCGCTGAACCTGGAGTACAAGCTCGAGGTCTGGGACTCCCCCAACTCGGCCGGCATCATCATCGACGCCGTGCGCGCCGCGAAGATCGCCAAGGACCGCGGCATCGGCGGCCCCGTGATCCCCGCGTCGGCGTACCTGATGAAGTCGCCGCCCGAGCAGATCGCCGACGACGTCGCGCGCCGGCAGCTCGAGGAGTTCATCATCGGCGCGGACTAG
- a CDS encoding CPBP family intramembrane glutamic endopeptidase, with the protein MRTWAGWTVATLGTGAIAISSLVAALSGRGLRYTADSMDTIPWWQPWAPVVAGLLVALAVPARNAADGADRAEAPPDPRPQAWILLACGIAFAAGLIVLGPEEPTYTVLKLALLLAVPAAVFALDRRWGRRWPDPTSRPGWRPVPAVIAYLVVYLALSDRSENFLAGVPLLDAVLLLLAGFAMNALLEEVFYRRWLLTRWHAVLGPWAAVALSAVVWASWHVSIQGSGDLPLDTMNVLANQGVSGLFLGVLWLRYRVMWPLLVIHGVWNANPLQFVGGA; encoded by the coding sequence GTGAGGACGTGGGCGGGGTGGACGGTCGCGACGCTCGGGACCGGCGCGATCGCCATCTCGTCGCTCGTCGCCGCGCTCTCCGGCCGCGGCCTGCGGTACACCGCGGACTCGATGGACACGATCCCGTGGTGGCAGCCGTGGGCGCCGGTGGTCGCGGGGCTGCTCGTCGCGCTCGCCGTGCCCGCCCGGAACGCGGCGGACGGGGCGGACCGAGCGGAGGCGCCGCCCGACCCGAGGCCCCAGGCCTGGATCCTGCTGGCCTGCGGCATCGCCTTCGCCGCCGGGCTGATCGTCCTCGGCCCGGAGGAGCCGACGTACACCGTGCTCAAGCTCGCGCTGCTGCTCGCGGTACCCGCGGCGGTGTTCGCCCTCGACCGCCGGTGGGGCCGCCGGTGGCCCGACCCGACCTCCCGCCCCGGGTGGAGGCCCGTGCCCGCCGTCATCGCCTACCTGGTGGTGTACCTGGCGCTCAGCGACCGGAGCGAGAACTTCCTCGCCGGGGTACCGCTCCTCGACGCGGTGCTCCTGCTGCTCGCCGGCTTCGCGATGAACGCGCTGCTCGAGGAGGTCTTCTACCGGCGCTGGCTGCTCACCCGCTGGCACGCGGTGCTCGGGCCGTGGGCGGCGGTCGCGCTCTCGGCGGTGGTCTGGGCGTCCTGGCACGTTTCGATCCAGGGCTCGGGCGACCTGCCGCTGGACACGATGAACGTGCTCGCCAACCAGGGCGTGAGCGGGCTGTTCCTCGGCGTCCTGTGGCTGCGGTACCGGGTGATGTGGCCGCTGCTGGTGATCCACGGCGTGTGGAACGCGAACCCGCTGCAGTTCGTCGGCGGGGCCTGA
- a CDS encoding DUF5318 family protein, translated as MRTQRQTVDYALQRRSLLASVNAGRTAVKAVCDADPYLLRAAKFHGRPSEVLCPICRKEQLTLVSWVFGDSLGPASGSARTDAELSELESTRVEFSVHVVEVCRSCNWNHLVQSYVAGLPPRPRRKRRAAPG; from the coding sequence GTGCGGACGCAGAGGCAAACGGTGGACTACGCGCTGCAGCGGCGATCGCTGCTCGCGTCGGTCAACGCCGGGCGCACCGCCGTGAAGGCGGTGTGCGATGCCGACCCGTACCTGCTGCGAGCGGCCAAGTTCCACGGCCGTCCGTCCGAGGTGCTGTGCCCCATCTGCCGGAAGGAGCAGCTGACCCTGGTCTCCTGGGTGTTCGGCGACTCCCTCGGCCCGGCGTCCGGCTCGGCCCGTACCGACGCGGAGCTCAGCGAGCTCGAATCCACGCGGGTGGAGTTCTCCGTGCATGTCGTGGAAGTCTGCAGGTCGTGCAACTGGAATCATCTGGTGCAGTCGTACGTGGCGGGACTGCCGCCGCGACCACGACGCAAGCGCCGCGCGGCCCCGGGCTGA
- a CDS encoding AIM24 family protein, whose translation MSELDTVWNPHTLPAGGDNVPGNPYSYCIDLTKPWFLSKGAMIAHYGQMRFTSLQHGLHGQLLQMVAQQFSAPLYLGDYVVAEGQGKLIIGDRGNDINAYDLEDNGNLTIRAANLLAFEPNLALQQSIVPGFVTLIGTGRFLASSNGQVMFVEPPVRVDPEALVGWADCPSPSHHYDQAWVSSFVAAAGRAIGVSSGEERQFDFTGTGTVLVQSSEKVLDDRHVVRNITGQLPGLSAGGLREISASIQQQLGQQQ comes from the coding sequence GTGAGCGAACTCGACACCGTCTGGAACCCGCACACGCTGCCCGCCGGCGGCGACAACGTGCCCGGCAACCCCTACTCGTACTGCATCGACCTGACCAAGCCCTGGTTCCTGTCCAAGGGCGCGATGATCGCGCACTACGGGCAGATGAGGTTCACGTCCCTGCAGCACGGCCTGCACGGGCAGCTGCTGCAGATGGTGGCGCAGCAGTTCTCCGCGCCGCTCTACCTCGGCGACTACGTCGTGGCCGAGGGGCAGGGCAAGCTGATCATCGGCGACCGCGGCAACGACATCAACGCCTACGACCTCGAGGACAACGGCAACCTCACGATCCGCGCCGCGAACCTCCTGGCCTTCGAGCCGAACCTCGCGCTGCAGCAGTCGATCGTGCCGGGCTTCGTGACGCTGATCGGCACCGGCCGGTTCCTGGCCTCGTCGAACGGGCAGGTCATGTTCGTCGAGCCGCCCGTGCGGGTCGATCCGGAGGCGCTCGTCGGCTGGGCCGACTGCCCCTCGCCGAGCCACCACTACGACCAGGCGTGGGTGAGCAGCTTCGTCGCCGCCGCGGGCCGGGCGATCGGCGTGAGCTCCGGCGAGGAGCGGCAGTTCGACTTCACGGGGACGGGCACCGTGCTCGTGCAGTCGAGCGAGAAGGTGCTCGACGACCGGCACGTGGTCCGCAACATCACCGGGCAGCTCCCCGGCCTCTCGGCCGGCGGTCTGCGCGAGATCAGCGCGTCGATCCAGCAGCAGCTGGGCCAGCAGCAGTAG